Proteins co-encoded in one Setaria viridis chromosome 9, Setaria_viridis_v4.0, whole genome shotgun sequence genomic window:
- the LOC117838476 gene encoding phosphatidylinositol 4-kinase alpha 1 gives MEALNELCDLVAAHPDLLLADKLAWLSSRCAAAPAAAAAPQRASRAHLHSLLALARLLPAGATGDAAPPAPLLSFLASHAFLSPAFWPQSFAPAPFLSRLLPLLAAAPASPALSSALSAALLAALDVADPAAAPLARAFLSAAAAAAPLPLLPADAAPVAARLLLEFPGSDEAPARAKGKGEDAVGEENGGVRDVVRRFEEEEVEELERKEVAFRLIVHMLGAEGGLETEQVGKVRNAAARQVRSLTDFLKIRKRDWREQGAQLRARINTKLMCCQAAVVVLVRSVSTIDTNSKSSKDMLQQTLAWFIEATKSCILSSWRKLKICEELFCTLLNGIGQITVSRGGQLLPVLLIPLKPLVVSTCSQADMTGSSPGALFEAVVKLSCEIIEFGWTKDRALVDTFIMRLAAYVRERNDYEEEDGKGKEAVPVIRLNVIRLLAELCVFLKKWEVVDMILPLFIEHLEEGDASSPSSLRLRLLDAISRVACLGFEKSYRESIVLMTRSYLDKVKALGVSENNTVPSEATTERTETLPAGFLLVASNLTSTKLRSDYRHRLLSLCSDVGLVAESKSGRSGADLMGPLLPAVAEICSDFDPVSTVEPSLLKLFRNLWFYIVLFGLAPPIQKNEAPTKPVSTSLNTMESSSAIALQAVAGPYMWNSQWCVAVQRIAQGTPPLVVSSVKWLEDELELNALHNPGSRRGSGNENSAVGQRTALSAALGGRVEVAAMSTISGVKATYLLAVAFLEILRFSCNGGILSATSTLNTSNSAFSCVFEYLLTPNLTPAVSQCLTAVVHRAFETVLSWLEDRISDIGEGADVRESVLSVHACFLIKSMSQRDEHVRDVSVKLLTQLKEKFPQVLWNSSCLDLLLISVHNELTSGPVSDPAWVATVRSLYQKIAREWLTSALSYAPCTTQGLIQENFCKPSGVQRTQHTADVVSLLSEIRICSGKNDWNGIRTANIPAVMDSAAAASGAKKEAPDFSLEVLSTAVVSATVKCNHAGEIAGMRRLFSTMGGVNMGMAPHGMQSAQPHQSFDEVFVSKFVSLLQNFVVAAEKQPIDNSQFRETCSQATALLLDHMMSDSRANLEGFSQLIRLLCWCPAYISTPDAMETGIYIWTWLVSAAPSLGPLVLAELVDAWLWTIDTKRGLFASDMNYCGPDAKLRPHLIPGEPEAPPEKDPVEAIIAHRLWLGFFIDRFEVVRHDSIEQLLLLGRMLQGTMKSPAHFSHHPAATGTFFTAMLLGLKFCSCQSQSNLQKCNMGLQLLEDRVYRAALGWFSYAPEWYESQNKAYAQKEAQSASVFVHFLQNERSGSPVDSALKSQGREGEHNTADQIHPVWGCVDNYATAREKRKQLLVTLSQTEADRLEVWAQPVNTKDTTTFRGKISSDKWIDHVRTAFAVDPRIALSMPLRFPTNTTMQSEITQLVQTRLLELRTIPEALPFFITPKAVDENSVLLQQLPHWAPCSVTQALEFLTPPYKGHPRVMAYVLRVLETYPPETVTFFMPQLVQSLRYDEGKLVEGYLLGATQRSNIFAHILIWHLQGEYVDESEKDAAAQKGSAFQSLLPAVKDKIIESFTPEARNMFEREFDFFDKVTSISGVLFPLPKEERRAGIRRELEKISIPGDDLYLPTATNKFVRGIQLDSGTPLQSAAKVPIMITFNVVDRDGDPNDVKPQACIFKVGDDCRQDVLALQVISLLRDVFQAVGLNLYLFPYGVLPTGPGRGIIEVVPNTRSRNQMGETTDGGLLEIFQQDFGPVGSPSFEAAREKFMISSAGYAVASLLLQPKDRHNGNLLFDNQGRLVHIDFGFILEISPGGNMGFESAHFKLSHEMTQLLDPSGTMKSDTWIQFLRLCVKGYLAARRHMNGILSTVNLMVDSGLPCFSRGDPINNLRKRFHPEMNEREAANFMVRTCVDAYNKWTTAGYDLIQYLQQGIEK, from the exons ATGGAGGCGCTCAACGAGCTCTGCGACCTGGTGGCCGCGCACCCGGATCTCCTCCTCGCCGACAAGCTCGCGTGGCTCTCCtcgcgctgcgccgccgcgccggcggccgcggcagccccgcAGCGCGCGTCGAGGGCGCACCTCCACTCGCTCCTCGCGCTCGCGCGCCTCCTGCCGGCGGGCGCCACCGGCGAtgcggcgcccccggccccgctcCTGTCCTTCCTCGCGTCCCACGCCTTCCTCTCGCCGGCCTTCTGGCCCCAGTCCTTCGCCCCGGCGCCGTTCCTCTCCAGGCtcctcccgctcctcgccgcggcccCGGCCTCCCCCGCCCTCTCGTccgcgctctccgccgcgctcctcgccgcgctcgacgtcgccgacccggccgccgcgccgctcgcccgcgcgttcctctctgccgcggcggccgcggcgcccttGCCGCTCCTCCCCGCGGATGCCGCGCCCGTCGCTGCCCGGCTGCTCCTCGAGTTCCCCGGCTCTGACGAGGCGCCGGCCAGGGCGAAGGGGAAAGGGGAGGACGCGGTGGGCGAGGAGAACGGAGGGGTCAGGGACGTGGTGCGGAGgttcgaggaggaggaggtcgaggagCTGGAGCGGAAGGAGGTCGCATTCAGGCTGATCGTGCATATGCTTGGGGCCGAGGGTGGGCTGGAGACCGAGCAGGTCGGGAAGGTCAGGAATGCTGCTGCACGGCAGGTCCGATCACTCACGGATTTCCTCAAG ATTAGAAAGCGGGACTGGAGGGAGCAGGGTGCCCAGCTGAGGGCAAGGATAAACACCAAATTGATGTGCTGCCAAGCTGCAGTAGTGGTGCTGGTGCGAAGCGTTTCCACCATTGATACTAATAGCAAGTCTTCCAAGGATATGCTCCAGCAGACTCTAGCTTGGTTCATCGAGGCCACCAAGTCATGCATTCTGTCATCCTGGCGGAAACTGAAGATCTGCGAGGAGCTATTTTGCACCCTGCTCAATGGGATCGGCCAGATAACTGTCTCACGCGGGGGCCAGCTCCTGCCGGTGCTGCTGATTCCCTTAAAACCGCTTGTTGTGAGCACGTGTTCGCAG GCTGACATGACAGGCAGTAGCCCTGGGGCTTTATTTGAGGCAGTGGTGAAGTTGAGCTGTGAGATTATAGAGTTTGGCTGGACTAAGGATAGGGCCCTTGTTGACACATTCATTATGCGTCTAGCTGCATATGTTCGCGAGCGGAATGACTATGAGGAGGAG GATGGTAAAGGAAAAGAGGCAGTTCCAGTTATTCGACTTAATGTCATACGCCTTCTGGCTGAGTTATGTGTTTTCTTGAAAAAATGGGAAGTTGTAGACATGATTTTGCCCCTTTTCATTGAACATCTAGAAGAGGGTGATGCTTCATCTCCAAGTTCATTGCGTTTACGA TTATTAGATGCAATATCTCGTGTTGCATGCTTGGGTTTTGAAAAGTCATATCGTGAGAGTATTGTCTTGATGACAAGAAGCTATCTTGACAAAGTTAAAGCTCTAGGGGTTTCAGAAAACAACACAGTGCCATCAGAAGCAACAACTGAGCGTACAGAG ACTCTTCCTGCAGGCTTTCTGCTTGTTGCCTCCAACCTCACAAGCACAAAACTCAGGTCTGATTATCGTCATAGGTTACTGTCTCTATGCTCAGATGTGGGGCTAGTTGCTGAATCTAAAAGTGGGAG GAGTGGTGCTGATTTGATGGGTCCGTTACTTCCCGCAGTTGCTGAAATATGCTCTGATTTTGATCCAGTGTCAACTGTCGAGCCATCATTATTGAAATTATTCCGAAACCTTTGGTTCTACATTGTATTGTTTGGCCTAGCTCCACCCATACAGAAAAATGAGGCACCTACAAAACCAGTTTCCACTTCATTAAACACAATGGAAAGCAGCAGTGCTATAGCCCTTCAAGCTGTAGCTGGACCATACATGTGGAATAGCCAATGGTGTGTAGCAGTGCAACGTATTGCGCAAGGAACTCCTCCTCTG GTTGTCAGTTCAGTGAAATGGCTTGAAGATGAGCTAGAGCTAAATGCTCTACACAACCCAGGTAGTCGTCGTGGTAGTGGTAATGAAAATTCTGCTGTTGGGCAGAGAACTGCACTTTCTGCTGCTTTGGGAGGTCGAGTTGAGGTAGCGGCTATGAGTACTATTTCAG GAGTAAAAGCTACGTACCTCCTTGCTGTTGCTTTCCTAGAGATACTGCGTTTTAGTTGCAATGGTGGCATACTTTCAGCTACATCTACATTGAATACATCAAATAGTGCATTCAGCTGTGTATTTGAATATCTGCTCACTCCAAACTTGACACCAGCAGTATCTCAGTGTTTGACGGCAGTCGTGCATAGAGCTTTTGAAACAGTATTGTCATGGCTG GAGGATCGCATATCCGACATAGGTGAAGGAGCTGATGTTAGAGAATCAGTTCTTTCTGTTCATGCTTGCTTCCTCATAAAGAGCATGTCTCAGAGGGATGAGCATGTTCGTGATGTGAGTGTTAAGCTATTAACACAGCTGAAGGAAAAGTTCCCGCAG GTCCTCTGGAACTCTTCATGCTTGGATTTACTTCTTATTTCTGTTCACAATGAGTTGACTTCTGGCCCAGTCAGCGATCCTGCTTGGGTTGCAACTGTACGATCACTATATCAAAAGATAGCTAGGGAATGGTTAACAAGTGCTCTTTCATATGCTCCGTGTACCACTCAAGGCCTTATACAG GAAAATTTTTGCAAGCCAAGCGGAGTACAAAGAACACAGCATACAGCAGATGTTGTCTCACTTTTATCTGAGATACGTATTTGTAGTGGAAAGAATGATTGGAACGGCATTAGGACGGCCAATATTCCTGCAGTTATGGactctgcagcagcagcatcaggaGCCAAAAAAGAAGCACCTGACTTCAGTCTGGAAGTACTCTCTACTGCAGTAGTAAGTGCAACTGTGAAATGCAACCATGCTGGCGAGATTGCTGGTATGAGAAGGCTATTCAGTACTATGGGAGGTGTAAACATGGGTATGGCTCCTCATGGTATGCAGTCTGCACAGCCCCATCAGTCATTTGATGAAGTTTTTGTATCCAAGTTTGTTAGTCTTCTTCAGAACTTTGTTGTTGCGGCGGAGAAACAACCAATAGATAATTCACAATTTCGTGAAACATGTTCTCAGGCTACAGCATTACTTCTTGATCATATG ATGTCTGATTCTAGAGCAAATCTGGAAGGATTTTCTCAGCTTATACGGCTTCTATGTTGGTGTCCTGCTTATATTTCTACCCCTGATGCAATGGAGACTGGAATCTATATCTGGACATGGCTAGTGTCAGCTGCACCTTCTTTAGGTCCTCTTGTGCTTGCAGAACTTGTTGATGCATGGTTGTGGACCATAGATACAAAGCGTGGATTGTTTGCATCAGATATGAATTACTGTGGCCCAGATGCAAAATTGAGGCCACATCTTATCCCTGGTGAGCCTGAGGCACCACCAGAAAAGGATCCAGTCGAAGCAATAATAGCTCATAGACTCTGGCTTGGCTTCTTTATCGATCGTTTTGAG GTGGTTCGGCATGATAGCATCGAACAACTTCTACTTCTAGGTCGGATGCTACAAGGAACAATGAAGTCTCCAGCTCATTTTTCTCACCATCCTGCTGCTACCGGCACTTTCTTTACCGCGATGCTCCTTGGATTGAAGTTTTGTTCATGCCAGTCTCAATCTAACTTACAGAAATGTAATATGGGGCTTCAGTTGTTAGAGGACAGGGTATACCG TGCTGCTTTGGGATGGTTTTCATATGCGCCTGAGTGGTATGAATCTCAAAACAAAGCATATGCTCAGAAAGAGGCCCAGTCAGCGTCAGTATTTGTCCATTTTCTACAAAATGAGCGCAGCGGCAGTCCTGTTGATTCTGCTTTGAAGTCGCAGGGACGTGAAGGTGAACATAATACG GCAGATCAGATCCACCCTGTCTGGGGCTGTGTTGACAACTATGCAACTGCAAGGGAAAAGCGTAAGCAATTACTTGTGACACTTTCTCAGACTGAGGCAGACAGGCTTGAAGTCTGGGCACAACCAGTAAATACAAA AGATACGACGACATTTCGTGGTAAAATCAGCTCAGATAAATGGATTGATCATGTTAGAACTGCTTTTGCTGTTGATCCTCGAATTGCTCTCTCTATGCCTTTGAGGTTTCCCACAAATACAACAATGCAATCCGAGATCACTCAGTTGGTACAA ACGCGGTTACTGGAGCTTCGTACAATTCCCGAAGCATTACCTTTTTTCATTACTCCAAAGGCAGTAGATGAAAATTCAGTGCTGTTACAGCAACTACCACACTGGGCTCCATGTTCTGTTACACAGGCATTGGAGTTTCTTACTCCTCCTTATAAAGGACATCCGCGTGTTATGGCATATGTCCTTCGTGTCTTGGAGACTTACCCACCTGAGACTGTTACCTTTTTCATGCCACAGTTGGTGCAATCTCTCAGATATGATGAAGGG AAACTTGTTGAAGGGTACTTGCTTGGAGCTACTCAAAGAAGTAATATATTTGCTCATATCTTAATATGGCATCTGCAG GGAGAATACGTTGATGAATCTGAGAAAGATGCGGCTGCTCAAAAG ggcaGTGCATTCCAATCCTTGCTTCCTGCTGTTAAGGACAAAATTATTGAGAGTTTCACTCCGGAGGCTCGTAACATGTTCGAAAGAGAGTTTGATTTCTTTGATAAGGTCACCTCTATTTCTGGTGTTCTTTTCCCTCTTCCCAAGGAAGAGCGGAGAGCGGGTATAAGAAG GGAACTGGAGAAGATTTCGATTCCAGGTGATGACCTCTACCTACCTACTGCGACAAACAAGTTTGTAAGGGGTATACAGCTGGACAGTGGTACTCCTCTCCAGTCTGCTGCGAAAGTTCCAATAATGATTACTTTTAATGTTGTTGACCGTGATGGGGACCCAAATGATGTAAAACCACAGGCTTGCATTTTTAAG GTTGGTGATGACTGTAGACAAGATGTGCTGGCGCTGCAAGTTATTTCTCTATTGAGGGATGTATTTCAAGCTGTCGGATTAAACCTGTATCTATTTCCGTACGGTGTTTTGCCTACTGGACCAGGGCGAGGCATAATTGAG GTGGTCCCAAATACTCGGAGTAGAAATCAAATGGGTGAAACAACTGATGGTGGTTTACTAGAGATATTTCAGCAAGACTTTGGTCCTGTAGGTTCACCTTCTTTCGAAGCTGCTCGTGAAAAGTTTATGATCAGTAGTGCTGGATATGCTGTTGCTAGCTTACTTCTTCAACCGAAGGATCGGCATAATGGCAATCTTCTCTTTGATAA CCAGGGGAGATTAGTTCATATTGATTTTGGTTTTATTTTGGAGATTTCACCTGGAGGTAACATGGGGTTTGAGAGTGCACATTTCAAGCTAAGCCACGAGATGACACAACTGCTGGATCCATCTGGAACTATGAAGAGTGATACATGGATCCAGTTTCTCAG ATTGTGCGTCAAAGGATACCTAGCAGCTAGGAGGCACATGAATGGGATTTTAAGTACAGTCAATCTGATGGTGGACAGTGGGCTTCCTTGCTTTAGCAGGGGAGATCCTATCAATAATCTTCGGAAGCGGTTTCATCCAGAGATGAATGAGCGTGAAGCCGCTAACTTCATGGTACGAACATGTGTTGATGCTTACAACAAGTGGACTACTGCAGGGTATGACTTGATTCAGTACTTGCAGCAGGGTATTGAGAAATAG
- the LOC117838477 gene encoding zinc finger protein CONSTANS-LIKE 16, with translation MTNAGAATGAVLGARTARSCDGCMRRRARWHCPADDAFLCQACDASVHSANPLARRHHRVRLPSASCSSPPRDPDAPAWLHGLKRRPRTPRSKPGVSKHETTPASIAAAVSAAVPDLEAEESAGSGIVGDNDYHGLEEDDEDLLYRVPVFDPMLAELYNPVADEGEQKPAACLISSLAETSPEFASGLAEADGLSGYDVPDMELASFAADMESLLMGVDEGFDDLGFLDEEKPQVNVDLGSMNLETMAAPAPERDDKKRKRPEMILKLNYDGVIASWARDGGSPWFHGERPHLDPHESWSDFPAGSRGLLGGTVTAVTGGEREARVSRYREKRRTRLFAKKIRYEVRKLNAEKRPRMKGRFVKRSSLPPLPRPPPPPSQQQQPRAMMPHVGMVLAPPLGAHGRFRF, from the exons ATGACGAacgccggggcggcgacgggcgccgTGCTGGGCGCGCGCACGGCGCGCTCCTGCGACGGCTGCATGCGTCGGCGGGCGCGGTGGCACTGCCCCGCTGACGACGCCTTCCTGTGCCAGGCCTGCGACGCCTCCGTCCACTCGGCCAACCcgctcgcgcgccgccaccaccgcgtccgCCTCCCCTCGGCGTcctgctcctcccctccccgcgaCCCCGACGCGCCCGCGTGGCTCCACGGCCTCAAGCGCCGGCCGCGGACGCCGCGGTCCAAACCAGGGGTGAGCAAGCACGAGACCACGCCCGCctcgatcgccgccgccgtgtcggCGGCGGTGCCCGACCTCGAGGCGGAGGAGTCTGCAGGCTCCGGCATCGTGGGCGACAACGACTACCACGGGTtggaggaggacgatgaggaCCTTCTGTACCGCGTCCCGGTGTTCGACCCCATGCTCGCGGAGCTCTACAACCCCGTGGCCGACGAGGGGGAGCAGAAGCCGGCGGCCTGCCTGATCTCGTCTCTCGCGGAGACGTCGCCGGAGTTCGCCTCCGGCTtggcggaggcggacgggctCTCCGGGTACGACGTCCCGGACATGGAGCTCGCTAGCTTCGCGGCGGACATGGAGAGCCTCCTCATGGGAGTCGACGAGGGGTTTGACGATCTGGGATTCTTGGACGAGGAGAAGCCTCAGGTGAACGTGGACTTGGGCAGCATGAACCTCGAGaccatggcggcgccggcgccggaacgAGATGACAAGAAGAGGAAGCGGCCAGAGATGATACTCAAGCTCAACTACGACGGAGTCATCGCCTCGTGGGCCCGTGACGGCGGATCGCCGTGGTTCCACGGCGAGCGTCCTCACCTCGATCCTCACGAGTCATGGTCGGACTTCCCG GCGGGGAGCAGGGGACTCCTCGGCGGCACCGTGACGGCGGtgaccggcggcgagcgggaggcgcgggtgTCGCGGTACCGGGAGAAGCGGCGGACGCGGCTGTTCGCCAAGAAGATCCGGTACGAGGTGCGCAAGCTCAACGCCGAGAAGCGGCCGCGTATGAAGGGCCGGTTCGTGAAGCGCagctcgctgccgccgctgccgaggccgccgccgccgccttcgcagcagcagcagccgcgggCGATGATGCCGCACGTGGGCATGGTGCTCGCGCCACCACTGGGCGCGCACGGGCGCTTCCGTTTTTGA